The Kitasatospora setae KM-6054 genome contains a region encoding:
- a CDS encoding proline--tRNA ligase, protein MTTAPAPLFASRLFPTPRPRATDPTAPTKDLLEHLGLVGRTDTTGVHTLLPLGLRVRDQLDRITRDAFERNGFNSLALPTLQSRTLWEESGRWKVYTAEGALVTTRVGGADMCLAPTSEEMATATVRSHLRSHRDLPVRLTLNTTKFRDELSPRGGLMRGREFTMADAYTFDPDRAGMLESVRLLNRACTDALTGIGLHGVFQAPADGGAISAGPTTEHLVLADFGQSSILACDHCGHRGDGTVLTAAFPRTAPRGEPVVNVIVFAVTGPDDATRPTAVCIRSDLTISVRKLTAALGSGHHVELLDPDELPALLGKAAGTLTPWDCTGIDVLHDHSVTHLERFTIADGPDGLRTGASWTGATGLAPLALYPADVHTAADGLDCGRCSAGRYRATEAVEVAHVFELGTQYSGKMHLTFTDDNGIQRTPYMGCSGIGLTRCIQTLAGIHRDANGLRWKPGTGPADVHLVVLRSDQAEQQERTDRTARRLQQLGLRLLIDDRPLPAGEKFHYAQALGVPTALVLSPQRADGELEAIDRWTGRRSTITSDQLHTLLRSAA, encoded by the coding sequence GTGACCACCGCACCAGCCCCGCTGTTCGCATCCCGGCTGTTCCCCACGCCCCGCCCCCGCGCCACTGACCCCACCGCCCCGACCAAGGACCTGCTCGAACACCTCGGCCTCGTCGGCCGCACCGACACCACCGGCGTGCACACCCTGCTCCCGCTCGGCCTGCGCGTGCGCGACCAGCTCGACCGCATCACCCGGGACGCCTTCGAACGCAACGGTTTCAACAGCCTCGCCCTGCCCACCCTGCAGAGCCGGACTCTGTGGGAGGAGTCCGGCCGGTGGAAGGTCTACACCGCCGAGGGCGCGCTGGTCACCACCCGCGTCGGCGGCGCCGACATGTGCCTCGCGCCGACCTCCGAGGAGATGGCCACCGCCACCGTCCGCTCCCACCTGCGCTCCCACCGCGACCTGCCGGTGCGCCTGACCCTGAACACCACGAAGTTCCGCGACGAACTCTCGCCGCGCGGCGGCCTGATGCGCGGCAGGGAGTTCACCATGGCCGACGCCTACACCTTCGACCCGGACCGCGCGGGCATGCTGGAGTCGGTCCGCCTGCTTAACAGGGCCTGCACCGACGCCCTCACCGGCATCGGCCTGCACGGTGTCTTCCAGGCCCCAGCCGACGGCGGAGCCATCTCCGCCGGCCCGACCACCGAACACCTCGTCCTCGCCGACTTCGGCCAGAGCAGCATCCTCGCCTGCGACCACTGCGGCCACCGCGGCGACGGCACCGTCCTGACCGCCGCCTTCCCCCGCACCGCCCCCCGCGGCGAACCCGTCGTCAACGTCATCGTCTTCGCCGTCACCGGCCCGGACGACGCCACCCGGCCCACCGCGGTCTGCATCCGCTCCGACCTGACCATCAGCGTCCGCAAGCTCACCGCCGCCCTCGGCTCCGGCCACCACGTCGAACTCCTCGACCCCGACGAACTGCCCGCCCTGCTCGGGAAAGCCGCCGGCACCCTCACCCCCTGGGACTGCACCGGAATCGACGTCCTCCACGACCACTCCGTCACCCACCTGGAGCGCTTCACCATCGCCGACGGGCCCGACGGCCTGCGCACCGGAGCGTCGTGGACCGGCGCCACCGGCCTTGCGCCGCTCGCCCTCTACCCCGCCGACGTCCACACTGCCGCCGACGGCCTGGACTGCGGGCGCTGCTCAGCCGGACGCTACCGGGCCACCGAAGCCGTCGAGGTCGCGCACGTCTTCGAACTCGGCACCCAGTACTCCGGCAAGATGCACCTCACCTTCACCGACGACAACGGCATCCAGCGCACCCCCTACATGGGCTGCTCCGGCATCGGCCTCACCCGCTGCATCCAGACCCTGGCCGGCATCCACCGGGACGCAAACGGCCTGCGCTGGAAGCCCGGTACCGGCCCCGCCGACGTCCACCTCGTCGTCCTGCGCTCCGACCAGGCCGAGCAGCAGGAACGCACCGACCGCACCGCTCGCCGGCTCCAGCAGCTCGGACTGCGCCTGCTCATCGACGACCGGCCCCTGCCCGCCGGGGAGAAGTTCCACTACGCCCAGGCACTCGGCGTGCCCACCGCCCTCGTGCTCTCCCCCCAGCGCGCCGACGGGGAGCTGGAGGCCATCGACCGCTGGACCGGCCGCCGCAGCACCATCACCTCCGACCAGCTCCACACCCTGCTGAGGAGCGCCGCCTGA
- a CDS encoding glycosyltransferase family 4 protein yields MSATARLRITTGIDLPLAPSCGSMIFCSDLYREMADRARTTFLALPPADPAWQHGFEETVFATAAKAPYGPGFAAYVDALTGEVRRHLDRARPDVIHAQHLGFGLSLAFVRAAQGTPVVAIAHGTDVIAADADPLARDVLTEIVAGATTVVAPNHALAERIGDLTGHRYRDKMALVPWGIPLARAARTVPATHTDTRPLRLLHAGRLDANKSTRTAVEAMALTDHRHELTVIGSGPEQDALQQQARDLGLTGRVRFEPFAPRDALWQRFADFDAFVFTTSGLEAFGLVAIEAQAHALPVIYSDVAGMTRTLGAAGLPYTPGDAADLAQVIDKLAADRTLRAELSTAGLANGSCYGIVHSAHRLDQVTRDAIGAAA; encoded by the coding sequence ATGAGCGCCACCGCCCGGCTGCGGATCACCACCGGCATCGACCTGCCGCTGGCACCCTCCTGCGGCTCAATGATCTTCTGCTCCGACCTGTACCGGGAGATGGCCGACCGCGCCCGCACCACGTTCCTCGCGCTCCCGCCCGCCGATCCCGCCTGGCAGCACGGCTTCGAGGAGACCGTGTTCGCCACCGCCGCCAAGGCCCCCTACGGTCCCGGCTTCGCGGCCTACGTCGACGCCCTGACCGGCGAGGTCCGCCGACACCTCGACCGGGCCCGCCCGGACGTCATCCACGCCCAGCACCTAGGCTTCGGACTCTCCCTGGCCTTCGTGCGCGCCGCCCAGGGCACCCCGGTCGTCGCCATCGCCCACGGCACCGACGTCATCGCGGCCGACGCCGACCCGCTCGCCCGCGACGTCCTCACCGAGATCGTCGCGGGCGCGACCACCGTCGTCGCCCCCAACCACGCCCTCGCCGAGCGGATCGGCGACCTGACCGGCCACCGCTACCGCGACAAGATGGCCCTCGTCCCCTGGGGCATCCCCCTGGCCCGCGCTGCCCGTACCGTCCCGGCCACCCACACCGACACCCGCCCGCTGCGGCTGCTGCACGCCGGCCGCCTGGACGCCAACAAGTCCACCCGCACCGCCGTCGAGGCGATGGCGCTCACCGACCACCGGCACGAGCTGACCGTCATCGGCAGTGGCCCCGAGCAGGACGCCCTCCAGCAGCAGGCCCGGGACCTCGGCCTCACCGGCCGCGTCCGCTTCGAGCCGTTCGCGCCCCGCGATGCCCTGTGGCAGCGCTTCGCCGACTTCGACGCCTTCGTGTTCACCACCTCCGGCCTGGAGGCGTTCGGCCTGGTCGCCATCGAGGCCCAGGCCCACGCCCTGCCCGTCATCTACTCCGACGTCGCCGGGATGACCCGGACCCTCGGTGCCGCCGGCCTGCCCTATACCCCCGGCGACGCCGCCGACCTCGCCCAGGTGATCGACAAGCTCGCCGCCGACCGCACGCTGCGCGCCGAGCTGAGCACCGCGGGCCTGGCCAACGGCTCCTGCTACGGCATCGTCCACAGCGCCCACCGCCTCGACCAGGTCACCCGCGACGCGATCGGAGCCGCCGCGTGA
- a CDS encoding PIG-L deacetylase family protein encodes MAAPPEHVVAVVAHPDDAELMCYGTLLRYREQGAAVTVVVVTTGINGVSLADRGLGVSLTGRERTDESAASYAGSGIDLVTLGFTDGALVPDRELVSHIEAELARLGCTVLITHSLHAGPDHQDHLAAAQAAVNAATRIGTCATILHGQPHAPRGDFHPTVLVDITDLLPDKVKALAAHRSQAGRWYLGAEFTRHRAAEAGWSLAPVRAAAGRRFEAFETSLISLLAPEGDR; translated from the coding sequence GTGGCAGCTCCGCCTGAACACGTCGTCGCGGTCGTCGCGCACCCCGATGACGCCGAGCTGATGTGCTACGGCACCCTGCTCCGCTACCGGGAACAGGGCGCGGCCGTCACCGTCGTCGTCGTCACCACCGGAATCAACGGCGTCTCCCTCGCCGATCGCGGCCTGGGCGTCAGCCTCACCGGCCGGGAGCGGACGGACGAATCCGCAGCCTCCTACGCCGGCAGCGGAATCGACCTCGTCACCCTCGGCTTCACCGACGGCGCCCTGGTGCCCGACCGCGAACTCGTCTCCCACATCGAGGCGGAACTCGCCCGGCTGGGCTGCACCGTCCTGATCACCCACAGCCTGCACGCCGGGCCCGACCACCAGGACCACCTCGCCGCCGCCCAGGCCGCCGTCAACGCCGCGACCCGGATCGGCACCTGCGCAACGATCCTGCACGGCCAACCCCACGCCCCCAGGGGCGACTTCCACCCCACCGTCCTGGTGGACATCACTGACCTGCTCCCCGACAAGGTCAAGGCCCTCGCCGCCCACCGCAGCCAGGCCGGCCGCTGGTACCTCGGCGCCGAGTTCACCCGCCACCGCGCCGCCGAGGCTGGCTGGAGCCTCGCCCCGGTCCGTGCCGCCGCCGGACGCCGCTTCGAGGCGTTCGAGACCTCCCTGATCAGCCTGCTCGCCCCCGAGGGGGACCGATGA
- a CDS encoding UDP-N-acetylglucosamine--N-acetylmuramyl-(pentapeptide) pyrophosphoryl-undecaprenol N-acetylglucosamine transferase, whose product MNRKIGITGGASAGHVVPALAVAAELRRAECELVYFGRAGSIEADLAAKAGIRLAAVPSAGLQRFRSWSNLAMPLTVARGVFAAWRALRRERPDVVFSKGSYVSVPVGIAAWLTRIPLAIHESDHTLGLANRILARFATSVFLAEDTPGLPRWLSRKTVVTGLPLRDDLADGRPEDFRARLGIPAGPPVLLVFCGSSGSQRVNAAVRRQLGGLTRHFSVVHICGRGNLDPALASAPGYWQQEYLHGDMVDALTLADLVIGRAGATTLAELHALAKPAVLVPLPASVSRGDQLDNAKAYARHATCLVVADEEMADGTPLLRACEQLLPALGGNRRRPAPEAVRRTARDIAARTIALARPRGRHAR is encoded by the coding sequence GTGAATCGGAAAATTGGAATCACCGGCGGTGCGAGCGCCGGTCATGTCGTCCCCGCCCTGGCCGTGGCCGCCGAACTGCGGCGCGCGGAATGCGAACTCGTCTATTTCGGCCGAGCCGGAAGCATCGAAGCGGACCTCGCGGCGAAAGCCGGCATCCGGCTCGCGGCCGTCCCCTCGGCGGGCCTGCAGCGCTTCCGCTCCTGGAGCAACCTCGCCATGCCGCTCACCGTCGCCCGCGGGGTCTTCGCCGCCTGGCGGGCGCTGCGGCGCGAGAGGCCCGACGTCGTCTTCTCCAAGGGCAGCTACGTGTCGGTGCCGGTCGGGATCGCCGCCTGGCTCACCCGTATCCCCCTGGCCATCCACGAGTCCGACCACACCCTCGGCCTGGCCAACCGCATCCTCGCCCGCTTCGCCACCTCCGTCTTCCTCGCCGAGGACACCCCCGGCCTGCCCCGGTGGCTCAGCCGCAAGACGGTGGTCACCGGCCTGCCCCTGCGCGACGACCTCGCCGACGGCCGGCCCGAGGACTTCCGCGCCCGCCTCGGCATCCCGGCCGGGCCGCCGGTGCTGCTCGTCTTCTGCGGCAGCAGCGGCTCCCAGCGCGTCAACGCGGCCGTGCGCCGCCAACTCGGCGGCTTGACCAGGCACTTCTCCGTCGTCCACATCTGCGGGCGCGGCAACCTCGACCCGGCCCTGGCCTCCGCGCCCGGCTACTGGCAGCAGGAGTACCTGCACGGCGACATGGTCGACGCCCTCACGCTCGCCGACCTCGTCATCGGCCGGGCCGGAGCGACCACGCTGGCCGAGCTGCACGCGCTGGCCAAGCCCGCCGTCCTCGTCCCGCTGCCGGCCTCCGTCAGCCGCGGCGACCAGCTCGACAACGCGAAGGCGTACGCCCGGCACGCCACCTGCCTCGTCGTCGCCGACGAGGAGATGGCCGACGGGACCCCTCTGCTGCGCGCCTGCGAGCAGCTGCTGCCCGCGCTCGGCGGCAACCGCCGCCGCCCCGCCCCCGAAGCTGTCCGCCGCACCGCCCGGGACATCGCCGCCCGGACGATCGCCCTCGCCCGCCCGCGCGGGCGGCACGCCCGCTGA
- a CDS encoding dCTP deaminase translates to MILTGPQIGAEVEEGRIAISPFDASLLSPNSYDFQLSSDIGWYARHWWGGHTLDCRRPNPFVRATIPEEGMVLRPGRIYLASTAETIGSEHFVPIIRARSSTARTGLFVHCTADLIDLGSLGRLTLQFHAVQPVRVYPGQRIGQVTFWVPTGRRELYRGKYQGSTLPEPSQIWRDFRAEDPRGSSA, encoded by the coding sequence GTGATCCTCACCGGCCCCCAGATCGGAGCGGAGGTCGAGGAGGGGCGGATCGCCATCAGCCCCTTCGACGCCTCGCTCCTGAGCCCCAACTCCTACGACTTCCAACTCAGTTCGGACATCGGCTGGTACGCGCGGCACTGGTGGGGCGGGCACACTCTCGACTGCCGCCGACCCAACCCGTTCGTGCGCGCCACCATCCCCGAGGAGGGCATGGTCCTGCGCCCCGGCCGGATCTACCTCGCCTCCACCGCCGAGACGATCGGCTCCGAACACTTCGTGCCGATCATCCGGGCCCGCTCCTCCACCGCCCGCACCGGGTTGTTCGTCCACTGCACCGCCGACCTGATCGACCTCGGCTCGCTCGGCCGCCTGACCCTGCAGTTCCACGCCGTACAACCCGTGCGCGTCTACCCGGGCCAGCGGATCGGCCAGGTGACCTTCTGGGTGCCCACCGGCCGCCGGGAGCTCTACCGCGGCAAGTACCAGGGCAGCACCCTGCCCGAGCCGTCGCAGATCTGGCGCGACTTCCGAGCGGAGGATCCCCGTGGCAGCTCCGCCTGA
- a CDS encoding metallophosphoesterase, with translation MDEALGINTVTVVATGCFHSAVPDSTGMLAEVRALREQGALVVDVGDFFGGSAFHEYSRGRTEERLLADLYDAVVPGNHDLVDLMRLHEPERFPPVVCTNLTPPPAFAGRWERGLLLEAAGRRIGVVGVLGVQAFGAVPAAERDGFVFEEPTPALLTAERDRLLEAGADVVVGLSHSGFEADVALQLAGGPLEIVVAGHCHSPTGHWAIPPRYVVKPPECGTGVLRIELGPAEPSFGIEYTGGREAPRGLVPPYVREAVGAFRAWGSTAIGHLAAPVHDRHRLAELVAERGRRAAGADAFVLNLATLRTGLPRHVDRQALVAAAPFDTALVVLDGPRTAEQVAALAEARGESPVTAGTTIRPGTVATTAYLAERLGLPARALDSPRTLRGLLTDHVKEAS, from the coding sequence GTGGACGAGGCGCTGGGGATCAACACCGTGACGGTGGTGGCGACGGGCTGCTTCCACTCCGCCGTACCGGACAGCACGGGGATGCTGGCAGAGGTCCGGGCGCTGCGCGAGCAGGGCGCGCTGGTCGTGGATGTCGGCGACTTCTTCGGCGGCAGCGCCTTCCACGAGTACTCCCGGGGACGTACGGAGGAGCGGCTGCTCGCCGACCTGTACGACGCCGTGGTGCCCGGCAACCACGACCTGGTCGACCTGATGCGGCTCCACGAGCCCGAGCGGTTCCCGCCGGTGGTGTGCACGAACCTGACCCCGCCGCCGGCCTTCGCCGGGCGGTGGGAGCGGGGGCTGCTGCTGGAGGCGGCCGGTAGGCGCATCGGGGTCGTGGGTGTACTCGGCGTTCAGGCGTTCGGGGCGGTCCCAGCCGCCGAGCGGGACGGATTCGTGTTCGAGGAGCCGACCCCGGCCCTGCTGACCGCCGAGCGGGACCGGCTGCTGGAGGCGGGCGCCGACGTGGTGGTCGGGCTGAGCCACAGCGGCTTCGAGGCGGACGTGGCGCTCCAGCTCGCCGGCGGGCCGCTGGAGATCGTGGTGGCCGGGCACTGCCACAGCCCGACGGGCCACTGGGCGATCCCTCCGCGGTACGTCGTCAAGCCGCCCGAGTGCGGCACCGGTGTGCTGCGGATCGAACTCGGCCCGGCCGAGCCCTCGTTCGGCATCGAGTACACCGGCGGCCGCGAGGCCCCGCGCGGACTGGTGCCGCCCTACGTACGGGAGGCCGTCGGCGCGTTCCGGGCCTGGGGCAGCACGGCGATCGGCCACCTGGCCGCGCCGGTGCACGACCGGCACCGGCTCGCCGAACTCGTTGCGGAGCGGGGCCGGCGCGCGGCGGGCGCCGACGCCTTCGTCCTCAACCTCGCCACCCTGCGCACCGGACTGCCCCGGCACGTCGACCGGCAGGCACTCGTGGCCGCCGCGCCCTTCGACACCGCCCTGGTCGTCCTGGACGGCCCGCGCACCGCCGAGCAGGTCGCCGCCCTGGCCGAGGCCCGGGGAGAGAGCCCCGTCACCGCCGGGACGACCATCCGCCCCGGCACCGTCGCCACCACCGCCTACCTGGCCGAGCGCCTCGGGCTGCCGGCCAGGGCGCTCGATTCGCCGCGCACCCTGCGCGGCCTGCTCACCGACCACGTCAAGGAGGCATCGTGA
- a CDS encoding TauD/TfdA family dioxygenase, translated as MTAPQPLPAAGFLNRPTAPRAFAEHITGDGDGRALVAFDPADHRLNQELALGLLSALGPVPAVYPADGCWSSLQVRTEADPGRTHGTGENQLHVDLVDRDLIPRYIALYCEREDPAGGGASALADLRAAATELGDTERALLQQPVFSYWTDQGVHGVGDPLERFAVLPERLEPGLPIRFTSKMRPHLLRGELLEGTGSARQETAAAFGALADAALRHRTTVRLRPGQLLVFDQLRWAHGRMPLGEGQEAIEPGRRRLLRQAYVQGGAR; from the coding sequence GTGACCGCCCCACAGCCGCTCCCCGCCGCCGGTTTCCTCAACCGCCCCACCGCGCCGCGCGCCTTCGCCGAGCACATCACCGGCGACGGCGACGGGCGCGCGCTGGTCGCCTTCGACCCGGCCGACCACCGGCTCAACCAGGAACTCGCGCTCGGCCTGCTGTCCGCGCTGGGCCCCGTGCCGGCCGTCTACCCGGCCGACGGCTGCTGGAGCAGCCTCCAGGTACGCACCGAGGCCGACCCGGGCCGCACCCACGGCACCGGGGAGAACCAGCTCCACGTCGACCTGGTCGACCGCGACCTGATCCCCCGCTACATCGCGCTGTACTGCGAGCGCGAGGACCCGGCGGGCGGCGGGGCCTCGGCCCTGGCCGACCTGCGGGCCGCCGCCACCGAACTCGGCGACACCGAAAGGGCGCTGCTCCAGCAGCCGGTCTTCTCCTACTGGACCGACCAGGGCGTGCACGGCGTCGGCGACCCGCTGGAGCGCTTCGCAGTCCTGCCCGAGCGGCTGGAGCCGGGCCTGCCGATCCGGTTCACCAGCAAGATGCGCCCGCACCTGCTGCGCGGCGAACTGCTGGAGGGCACCGGCTCCGCCCGGCAGGAGACGGCCGCCGCGTTCGGCGCCCTCGCCGACGCCGCGCTGCGCCACCGCACCACGGTCCGGCTGCGCCCCGGGCAGCTACTCGTCTTCGACCAACTGCGCTGGGCCCACGGCCGAATGCCGCTCGGCGAGGGCCAGGAGGCGATCGAGCCGGGACGGCGGCGGCTGCTGCGCCAGGCCTACGTACAGGGCGGTGCGCGGTGA
- a CDS encoding HIT domain-containing protein, translating to MTTSAPQAPKVSDFYCDEALNGRTPVKVVEETDSVLAFEHTRPSYPVHIVVVPKKHIPSLVNLGDGTEEDLVDVFRVVRAVAARVREEYGAACVVTNEGVYQESKHLHVHVLFRGDLPEGLA from the coding sequence GTGACGACTTCAGCACCCCAGGCCCCCAAGGTCTCGGACTTCTACTGCGACGAGGCCCTGAACGGCCGTACGCCGGTGAAGGTGGTGGAGGAGACCGACTCGGTGCTGGCGTTCGAGCACACCCGGCCGTCCTACCCGGTGCACATCGTGGTCGTCCCGAAGAAGCACATCCCGTCGCTGGTGAACCTGGGCGACGGCACGGAGGAGGACCTGGTCGACGTCTTCCGGGTGGTGCGGGCGGTGGCGGCGCGGGTGCGCGAGGAGTACGGGGCGGCGTGCGTGGTGACGAACGAGGGCGTGTACCAGGAGTCGAAGCACCTGCACGTGCACGTGCTGTTCCGGGGGGACCTTCCGGAGGGCCTGGCCTGA
- a CDS encoding WbqC family protein — MNNRLYIEQPPFAPWLGFCEALFACSTVALYDNVQYEDGGFQNRNRIKTPDGVKWLTVPVVKNHGQLIKDVRIADAFDPNKILRQVRLAYGRSRHLDEVLQVLAPVLGAGHRWLLDLNLDLSTGLVAALGAPARLTLTSRLPIEPTADRASRIARICQAAGADELWAGSGTRGYLDPADLAADGIAVTWNEYLPRHPVYEQAWPQQGFTPNLSVLDTASAIGWAGTSALLRNGLAAYLDSLQQEGQPA; from the coding sequence ATGAACAACCGGCTCTACATCGAACAGCCGCCGTTCGCCCCGTGGTTGGGCTTCTGCGAGGCCCTGTTCGCGTGCTCCACCGTCGCCCTGTACGACAACGTCCAGTACGAGGACGGCGGCTTCCAGAACCGCAACCGGATCAAGACCCCGGACGGCGTGAAGTGGCTGACCGTCCCGGTGGTCAAGAACCACGGCCAGCTGATCAAGGACGTGCGGATCGCCGACGCCTTCGACCCGAACAAGATCCTCCGGCAGGTGCGGCTCGCCTACGGCCGCAGCCGCCACCTGGACGAAGTACTGCAGGTCCTCGCCCCGGTGCTCGGCGCCGGGCACCGGTGGCTGCTCGACCTCAACCTCGACCTGAGCACGGGCCTGGTCGCCGCCCTCGGCGCGCCCGCCCGACTCACCCTCACCTCCCGGCTCCCGATCGAGCCGACGGCCGACCGCGCCAGCCGGATCGCGCGGATCTGCCAGGCCGCCGGGGCCGACGAGCTGTGGGCCGGCTCCGGCACCCGCGGCTACCTCGACCCCGCCGACCTCGCCGCCGACGGCATCGCCGTCACCTGGAACGAGTACCTGCCCCGGCACCCGGTCTACGAGCAGGCGTGGCCCCAGCAGGGCTTCACGCCGAACCTGTCCGTCCTCGACACCGCCAGCGCGATCGGCTGGGCCGGCACCTCCGCCCTGCTGCGCAACGGCCTCGCTGCCTACCTCGACTCCCTCCAGCAGGAAGGACAACCCGCATGA
- a CDS encoding rRNA adenine N-6-methyltransferase family protein, with translation MPPGATAPPTGENPVVAELRGGDFRARRDLGQHFLRSPGIATRLLELAGLHAGDAVLEVGAGLGTLSAAVARAGHRIWAVEKDPRVAEALCAALEPYGERARPLLSDVRAVDLDRELPVGTVFLSILPFDWPLAFGIAAHVFGSTAKVARGLAVLPAATVDHTAAGDWFGAGLRLEEVDGISRDDFWPQAAVPLRVVSITRC, from the coding sequence GTGCCCCCTGGCGCAACCGCGCCGCCGACGGGGGAGAATCCGGTCGTCGCGGAACTGCGGGGCGGCGACTTCCGAGCAAGGCGAGACCTGGGCCAGCACTTCCTGCGCTCCCCCGGAATCGCGACGCGGCTGCTGGAGCTGGCTGGCCTGCACGCCGGGGACGCGGTGCTGGAGGTCGGGGCGGGCCTGGGCACGCTCTCCGCCGCGGTCGCGCGGGCCGGGCACCGGATCTGGGCGGTGGAGAAGGACCCGCGGGTGGCCGAGGCGCTGTGCGCGGCGCTCGAACCTTACGGCGAGCGGGCCCGGCCGCTCCTGTCGGACGTCCGGGCGGTCGACCTCGACCGCGAGCTGCCCGTCGGCACGGTGTTCTTGTCGATCCTCCCGTTCGACTGGCCGCTGGCCTTCGGGATCGCCGCCCACGTGTTCGGCTCCACCGCCAAGGTCGCGCGCGGCCTGGCCGTGCTGCCCGCGGCAACGGTCGACCACACCGCGGCCGGGGACTGGTTCGGTGCCGGCCTGCGGCTGGAGGAGGTCGACGGGATCTCGCGCGATGACTTCTGGCCCCAGGCGGCCGTCCCGCTGCGCGTCGTGTCGATCACGAGGTGCTGA
- a CDS encoding dCTP deaminase: MILTGSAIADAVQAGHITIEPFLPQHTNPNSHGYRLGDTLKVFTRTPVDPRTSPPTRTVTIPARGYRLRPGRVYLGSTVERIGSDRYVTSLIGRSSVGRLGLFTQISADLAQLGAVHRWTLEIVVTQPLRVYAGMVIGQVSFWDAVGDHMPYGGYYGTLSDPSPFAPHALAGGAAVPFPEVSAA, translated from the coding sequence GTGATCCTCACCGGTTCCGCCATCGCCGACGCGGTACAGGCCGGCCACATCACCATCGAGCCGTTCCTGCCGCAGCACACGAACCCGAACAGCCACGGCTACCGGCTCGGCGACACGCTCAAGGTGTTCACCCGCACGCCCGTCGACCCGCGCACCAGCCCGCCGACCCGGACCGTCACGATCCCGGCCCGCGGCTACCGGCTGCGGCCCGGCCGGGTCTACCTCGGCTCGACCGTCGAGCGCATCGGCTCCGACCGCTACGTCACCAGCCTGATCGGCCGCTCCTCCGTCGGCCGCCTGGGGCTGTTCACCCAGATCTCCGCCGACCTCGCCCAGCTCGGCGCGGTCCACCGCTGGACGCTGGAGATCGTCGTCACCCAGCCCCTTCGGGTGTACGCGGGCATGGTCATCGGCCAGGTCTCTTTCTGGGACGCGGTCGGCGACCACATGCCGTACGGCGGGTACTACGGCACCCTCAGCGACCCGTCCCCGTTCGCTCCCCACGCCCTGGCGGGCGGCGCAGCCGTGCCCTTCCCGGAGGTGAGCGCCGCGTGA
- a CDS encoding PDDEXK family nuclease, with protein MTGLRLFRVDGGSAEEVAGSEVELERHLQTLIEQNMGTMLGVRFLASEYSTGPVHGGRIDSLGLDEDGSPVVIEYKRSRSENVINQALFYSAWLRDHKAEFEALVARQLGTEAADGVDWSGLRIICVASGYSRYDVHAIGEMNRRIDLVRYQQFEGDILALELHASVSSGPSALTRSQVDGNSRATGGPGRKTVREAIERASLGSVVKVILGNGSW; from the coding sequence TGACGGGTCTGCGCCTGTTTCGGGTTGACGGCGGGTCGGCCGAGGAAGTTGCCGGCTCGGAGGTGGAGCTGGAGCGGCATCTCCAGACCTTGATCGAGCAGAACATGGGCACCATGCTTGGTGTGCGGTTCCTCGCCTCGGAGTACTCCACCGGACCGGTCCACGGTGGCCGGATCGACTCGCTGGGCCTCGACGAGGACGGCAGCCCGGTGGTGATCGAGTACAAGCGGTCGCGCAGCGAGAACGTGATCAACCAAGCGCTTTTCTATTCCGCCTGGTTGCGGGACCACAAGGCCGAGTTCGAGGCCCTGGTGGCACGCCAGCTCGGAACCGAGGCTGCCGACGGTGTCGACTGGAGCGGTCTGCGGATCATCTGCGTGGCTTCGGGGTACAGCCGCTACGACGTCCACGCGATCGGCGAGATGAACCGCCGGATCGACCTCGTCCGCTACCAGCAATTCGAGGGGGACATACTGGCTCTGGAACTGCATGCCTCGGTGTCGAGCGGTCCAAGTGCGCTGACCAGGAGTCAGGTTGACGGGAACAGCCGGGCCACCGGCGGCCCGGGGCGAAAGACTGTCCGCGAGGCGATCGAGCGGGCTTCGCTAGGCAGTGTCGTCAAAGTGATCTTGGGTAATGGATCATGGTGA